Genomic DNA from Candidatus Hydrogenedentota bacterium:
TCCTCCTTTCTGGACAGTCCCATGCGCTACACCCCCGTGTGCCCGAAGCCGCCTTCGCCGCGCGCTGTGGCTTCCAAATCCTCCACTACGGTCCACTGCGCCTGGAGTACCGGCGCGATCACCATTTGGGCGATGCGGTCGCCCCGGTTGATCGTGAATGATTCCTGGCCGTGGTTGATCAGCAACACCTTCACTTCGCCGCGATAGTCCGCGTCGATTGTACCGGGGCTGTTGACCATGCTGATGCCGTGCTTGATGGCCAGACCGCTGCGTGGGCGCACCTGGGCCTCCGTGCCGGGCGGCAGGGCGATCCGTATACCCGCGGGCACCATGGCGCGCTGGCCCGGCGCGAGGGTGACGGGCTCAACGACCGCGGCGCGGAGATCCATGCCCGCCGCGTGTTCGGTTTCATAGGCGGGCAGCGGCAGGTCCTCGCAGCCCGGCTCCTGCCTTATCAGCACTTCCAACGTCTTCACAGCGCGATCCGATCGGGCATGGTGTCGCTCTTCGGCCCGAGCACGAGCAGGGCGCACTGGTCCGGCTGGAAAATGGATACCGCACACGACTGAATATCGGCGGCCGTGATCGCGTCCACCTTTTCGACGATGTCCGACATGGGGATGAGCTTGCCGTAGTACATGATGGATTTGGCCATGCGCGCCATGCGGGTGAAGGTGCTTTCCATGGCCATAAGCATGCCGCCTTTGATCTGCTCGCGGTTCATTTCAAGCTCCTCCTCGGAGATGCCCCCGTCGCGCAGCTTTCGGAGTTCCTCAAAGGTCAGGTCGAGGGTCTTGCCAAGTTGCTGTGGCGCGACGGCGGCGTACACGCCGATGGCGCCGCTACGCATGTAGAAAGAGTCGAAGGTGTAAATGCTGTACGCCAGGCCTTCGTCTTCGCGAATGCGCTCGAAGAGGCGCGATGTGGATCCGCCGCCGAGGATGTTGCTGGTCATGTCGAAGGCGTACTTCCTGTCGTCGTAAAGCGAGGGCGCGGGAAACGCGAGTGTTATGTGGGATTGAGCGATGTCGCGCTCAACGGAAACGATGCCGCCGTTGAAACGGGGCGCCTCGCCGGGCCCTTCGGCGGCGGCGCGGGAAATTCCCTCAAATTCGCGGCGCACCTGCTCCAGCACGGCCTGCGTATCGATATTGCCCGCGATGGAGAAAACCATGTTTTCAGGGCGGTACCAGCGCTGGAAGAAGTCCACCACGTGGTCGTACTCCAGCGCGGAAACGGATTCCGCGGTGCCGGAAATCGAGCGGCCCAGCGGGTGATCCGGCCAGTGGTGCTCCGTCATGAGATCGTGCACGTATTCGTCGGGTGTATCTTCGACGGAGGCGATCTCTTCGAGGATGACATTGCGCTCCTTCTCCAGATCGGCAAAGAGCGAGTTCTTCACGATATCGGCAAGGATCTCGATGCCGGTGGCGGTGTACTTGTCGAGCACCTTTACGTAGAGGCAGGTGTACTCCCGCGCTGTAAAAGCGTTGAGTTGCCCGCCCCGGCTCTCCACCGCCTCCATGATCTCATGCACGTTGCGTGTCTTGGTGCCCTTGAAAAACAGATGTTCAAGAAAGTGGGCGATGCCGCTCTCCGCCGCCGTCTCGTTGGCCGATCCGGTGCGGATCCAGATACCCGCGCTTGCGGAGTGGAGATAGGGGAGGCGTTCCATGCACACGGTCATGCCGTTGGCCAGGGTGGTAATTTCCGCCGCATCGCGCGGATAGGTAATCTCGCTCAAAAGTTGTTGTCCTTTGGTAAATCCGGCCGCCTGGAGGTCCGGGCCGCGCCGCTGCGGCCGGCGCGGCCCACGCCAAAGCGTTAAATGAAGATGGCGCTTCCACGCGGAAGCGCCATCATAGGGGTACAGGTGCCTATCTGCGGCCGCCGCCGCCGCCGCTGCGGCCACCACCACCGCCACCGCCGCGATTGCGATCACCACCGCCGCGTCCGCCGCGATCACCGCCGCCACGTCCGCCGCGATCGCCGCCGCGCCCGCCGCGGTCACCACCACGATCGCCACGATCGCCACGGTCACGGCTCGCTTCCTTCTTCTCGAGTTCGCTGGCGTCCACACGGCCCAACTCGACGTCGGCCTGAACCTTGGAAAGGTTCACGCGGCCCATCTTGTCGATCTCGATAACCTTGATGTCGATCTCGTCGCCGACGTTGACCACGTCGGTCACTTCCGCCACCCGACCGGGGGCCAGTTCGGAAATGTGGATGAGACCTTCCTTATTGCCCACCACCGTGCAGAACGCGCCGAAGTTCATGATGCGCGTGATCGTGCCCTGGTAGATGGCGCCGACTTCCACTTCCGCCGTAATCTCGCGGATGAGGTCGATGGCCGCCTGCGCGCTCGCCGCGTCCACGGCCGCCACGTTGATCGTGCCGTCGTCTTCCACGCTGATTTCCGAGCCGGTCGTGGCCTGGATCTCGCGGATGACTTTGCCTCCCGGTCCGATGATGTCGCGAATCTTGTCCACATCGATCTTGATCGTGTAGATGCGCGGCGCGTAGGGCGAAAGCTCGGCCCGCGGCGTGGAGATGCACTCGTTCATCTTGCCCAGAATATGCTGGCGGCCGGCTTTGGCCTGCTCCAGGGCCTTCTGCATGGTCGCGCGGGAAAGGCCCTTGATCTTGGTGTCCATCTGGAAGGCCGTGATACCGTTCTCGGTACCGCACACCTTGAAGTCCAGATCGCCCAGATGGTCCTCGTCGCCCAGGATGTCGCTGAGGATGCAGATGTCGTCACCCTCTTTAATCATGCCCATGGCGATACCGGCCACCGGCGACTTGATCGGGATGCCCGCGTCCATCATCGCCAGCGTGCCGCCGCAGACCGACGCCATGGAGCTGGAGCCGTTGCTTTCGGTCACCTCGGAAACGATGCGAACGGTGTAGGGGAAGTCCTTCAGACTGGGGTCTTCCGCGCGGGCATCTTCGGATACAAAGGGCACCATGTTCATCAGGGCGCGCTCGGCCAGCTTGCCGTGGCCGATTTCGCGGCGGCCGGGGCCCGAAATACGGCGCACTTCACCCACCGACCAGGAGGGGAAGTTGTAGTGCAGGAAGAAGCGACGGAACTCGTCGCCCGTGAGCTCGTCGAAGCGTTGCTCGTCCCGCGTGGTGCCCAGGGTTGCGGTCACAATCGTCTGGGTTTCGCCCCGTGTAAAGAGCGCGGAACCGTGGGCACGGGGCAGGATGCCCACCTCAATGCTGATATTCCGGATCTCGTCCAGCGCGCGGCCGTCCATGCGGCGCTGGGTCTCGATAACCTGCTGGCGCATGACCCGCTTCTTCATCTTCTCGAAAGCGGCCTTCGCGTCGCCTTCGCGCTCGGCGTAGAGTTCCTCGCCGTATTTCTCGGCCAGTTTCGCCAGCGCTTCATCTTTCAGCGCGTCGATGGTGCCGTAGCGCAGGGCCTTCTCGGAGATGGCCTGGGCTTCGCGGACGCGACCGGCATACGCCTCGATCTCGGCGACGACTTCGTCGTTCAGATTCACTTCGGCAACCGGCATCTTCTCGACGCCCGCCTTCTCGCGGAGCTCGTGGATGCAGGTGATGATTTTCTGGATGTGGGCGTGGCCGAATTCCAGCGCGTCGAGCATCAGGGACTCGGGCACTTCGTGGGCGTGGCCCTCCACCATCGTGATGGCGTCATAGGTGCCGGCAATGACGATATCGATCTCGCTGTGGGGCATCACGTCGATGCCGGGATTGACGACAAGCTGGCCGTCGATCATGCCGACGCGCACGGCGCCGATGGGCTCGACAAGGGGCACCTTGGAGATGTGCAGCGCCGCGGAGGCCGCGTTGATGCTGAGCACGTCGGGATCGTTGACGTTGTCGGCCGACATGACCGTCTGGCAGACCTGAAGTTCATTCAGGAAGGCCTTGGGGAACAGGGGGCGCAGCGGGCGGTCCGTCATGCGGCAGATGAGAATCTCGCGCTCCGAGGGGCGCGCTTCGCGCCGGAAGAAGTTTCCGGGAATCTGGCCCACCGCATAAAACTTCTCGCGATAGTCCACGGTCATGGGGAAGAAATCCTGCCCCGGTTTGGTGTCCGGTGCGACGCACACGGCGCTGAGCACCATGGTATCGCCACTGCGGCAGATGATCGAACCGTGCGCCTGCTTGGCGATGCGGCCCGTTTCGAATTCCAGCGTGACGTCGTCAAGCTGTACCGAAAGGCGTACTAGTGACATTGTAGTTGACTCCTTGGACACAGTATCGCCTCCCACAACGACCCAGCCCGTATTTTCGATTGTTCTGTCTCTTCGTTCGTTCTTCCATGCACCGATTGCGGTGCAACGCGCACGAGGGGCGCGGAGCGGTCGCCGGAGCATCTGCTGCTGGCCCCGACCGGACCGCCAAACAACTTGGGGCGGCGTTGCCGCCGCCCCAAGGGCATTTTACTTACGCAGGCCAAGCTCGGCGATGAGCGCGCGATAGCCTTCGAGGTTGTTCGTCCGGAGGTAGGCCAGCAAGTTGCGGCGCTTGCCCACCATGCGCAGCAGGCCGCGCTGTCCGGCGAAGTCTTTCTTGTGGATCTTGAAGTGTTCCGTCAGGTGATTGATCCGGGTCGTCAGCAGTGCAATCTGCACTTCGGTCGAGCCCGTGTTGGTCTCGGCCCCGCCGAACTTCTGGATCAACTCCTGCTTCTTCTCTTTTGCAATGGACATGTTCTTTTCACCTTTTCTGTTATTCGCCCGCAGCCAAGT
This window encodes:
- the dut gene encoding dUTP diphosphatase, whose translation is MEVLIRQEPGCEDLPLPAYETEHAAGMDLRAAVVEPVTLAPGQRAMVPAGIRIALPPGTEAQVRPRSGLAIKHGISMVNSPGTIDADYRGEVKVLLINHGQESFTINRGDRIAQMVIAPVLQAQWTVVEDLEATARGEGGFGHTGV
- a CDS encoding insulinase family protein; the protein is MTVAIVAIVVVTAAGAAAIAADVAAVIAADAAVVIAIAAVAVVVAAAAAAAAADRHLYPYDGASAWKRHLHLTLWRGPRRPQRRGPDLQAAGFTKGQQLLSEITYPRDAAEITTLANGMTVCMERLPYLHSASAGIWIRTGSANETAAESGIAHFLEHLFFKGTKTRNVHEIMEAVESRGGQLNAFTAREYTCLYVKVLDKYTATGIEILADIVKNSLFADLEKERNVILEEIASVEDTPDEYVHDLMTEHHWPDHPLGRSISGTAESVSALEYDHVVDFFQRWYRPENMVFSIAGNIDTQAVLEQVRREFEGISRAAAEGPGEAPRFNGGIVSVERDIAQSHITLAFPAPSLYDDRKYAFDMTSNILGGGSTSRLFERIREDEGLAYSIYTFDSFYMRSGAIGVYAAVAPQQLGKTLDLTFEELRKLRDGGISEEELEMNREQIKGGMLMAMESTFTRMARMAKSIMYYGKLIPMSDIVEKVDAITAADIQSCAVSIFQPDQCALLVLGPKSDTMPDRIAL
- the rpsO gene encoding 30S ribosomal protein S15 → MSIAKEKKQELIQKFGGAETNTGSTEVQIALLTTRINHLTEHFKIHKKDFAGQRGLLRMVGKRRNLLAYLRTNNLEGYRALIAELGLRK